In Tachysurus fulvidraco isolate hzauxx_2018 chromosome 11, HZAU_PFXX_2.0, whole genome shotgun sequence, one DNA window encodes the following:
- the pxylp1 gene encoding 2-phosphoxylose phosphatase 1: MLARNRFILLLVVGLVLAVLSFSIQYLQPIPTNPLAEVGTLGKSRKRGNPVVHTEPPELDPISDAYRYCNLPNHTEHTREGHSLADYKLLFVQVMIRHGDRYPLYSIPQTKRPAIDCTLSPHRKPSHPLLASFVSHMTQGGRGHWDASLSSLARVPNHSTCELGELTQTGVVQHLKNGALLHQTYLKHHKLLPPDWSSQHLWVETTAKSRTLQSGLALLYGFLPNFDWSKVLVRHQRSTMFCGSLCECPARNIFLDEEQRRQYRLRTSNAELERTYVAMAKTLGVATRTMRAANPIDALLCHFCHGLSFPCASPHTYPSSENGACLTLQQFAVIRQQQRDDEQERKAAGIYRRFAVLAAHPFLNQTALRMEKAAHGNTEPAFALASAHDITMAPVLSALGLEGAGFPRFAARLVFELWKRPDAKGTGGGVANAYLRVLYNGEDLTFETAFCHDHDRHSTQPLCPLGNFLSFVRRDMFNIVNATSYHQACHKNFSQGDI; the protein is encoded by the exons ATGCTGGCACGGAATCGCTTCATCCTGCTGCTGGTGGTTGGCTTGGTGCTAGCTGTGCTAAGCTTCAGCATTCAATACT TGCAACCAATACCAACCAATCCGCTTGCAGAAGTTGGGACACTCGGTAAAAGCAGGAAAAGGGGAAACCCAGTGGTCCATACAGAGCCTCCAGAACTTGACCCGATCAGTGATGCTTACCGATACTGCAACCTGCCaaatcacacagaacacacacgcGAGG GTCACAGTCTGGCAGACTACAAGCTGCTCTTTGTACAGGTGATGATTCGCCATGGCGACCGTTACCCGCTCTACTCCATACCTCAGACCAAGAGACCAGCCATCGACTGCACGCTGTCACCTCACAG AAAACCCTCTCACCCTCTGCTGGCCTCCTTCGTCAGTCACATGACCCAGGGTGGGCGTGGCCACTGGGATGCATCGCTGAGCTCACTGGCCAGAGTACCCAATCATAGCACCTGTGAGCTAGGCGAGCTCACACAGACAG gTGTGgttcagcatttaaaaaatggcGCACTCCTGCACCAAACTTACCTCAAGCACCACAAGCTGCTTCCTCCTGATTGGTCATCACAGCATCTATGGGTGGAGACTACTGCTAAGAGCCGCACCCTACAGAGCGGCTTGGCACTTCTCTATGGTTTCCTGCCGAATTTTGATTGGTCAAAAGTATTGGTGCGGCATCAGAGGAGCACTATGTTCTGTGGCTCGCTGTGTGAGTGTCCAGCACGGAACATCTTTCTGGATGAGGAGCAGCGTCGTCAATACCGTCTTCGCACCTCTAATGCTGAACTTGAGCGCACTTATGTCGCCATGGCGAAGACGCTGGGCGTGGCCACACGTACGATGCGGGCAGCCAATCCTATCGACGCTCTGCTGTGCCACTTTTGCCATGGCCTCTCATTTCCCTGTGCCAGCCCACATACATATCCTTCCTCCGAAAATGGGGCTTGTCTAACATTGCAACAATTTGCTGTGATTCGCCAGCAGCAGAGAGATGACGAGCAGGAGCGTAAGGCGGCAGGGATTTACCGCCGTTTTGCTGTGCTTGCAGCACATCCTTTCCTGAACCAGACAGCGTTACGCATGGAGAAAGCTGCCCATGGCAACACAGAGCCTGCCTTTGCACTGGCCTCTGCTCATGACATCACCATGGCACCAGTGCTAAGTGCCCTTGGCCTAGAGGGGGCAGGGTTTCCACGTTTCGCTGCTCGTTTGGTATTTGAGCTGTGGAAGCGTCCAGATGCAAAGGGAACAGGAGGAGGTGTAGCGAACGCTTATTTGCGTGTGCTCTATAATGGAGAGGACTTGACCTTTGAAACTGCCTTCTGCCACGACCATGACCGCCACTCCACTCAGCCGTTGTGTCCTCTGGGTAATTTCTTGTCCTTTGTAAGAAGGGACATGTTTAATATAGTGAATGCTACCAGCTACCATCAAGCCTGCCATAAAAACTTTTCACAGGGAGACATCTGA